gactttttttcctttggcaatgttgctgtattatttttgcaatttcaAAAGCAACTACAAGGAAAATCCAAAAAATGATGATTTGTGAGACAATATTTACAACTTACATCACAAAGAACTAATATAGGAAAAATTCCttaaacttgagaaaaaaaagattaaaatccctatagaaaagaaaagcttaaaaaagttttcagaaaaagcAAGTTCATTTGCTTGTTAACATATGAAAAAGACGTTTAACCTCGActcaaaataagagaaataaaaattaaacctgCACTGAGATATAGTTTCTCAGATGTCAGATTGGCAAAAATCCGTAAGCTTGAGAATGCACCTTCCTGGTGATGCTGCTGGGAAATCAGCACTCCCGTACATTACTGGTGGGATACAGAAAAGGGCTTCAAAATTATAGGCTCTTTTAAGTATCTAACCCTCTGCAGTAGAAAATCCAGTCTCCCCCATTCCCCTACTCCtatcccttggcaaccactaatctattttctgtctccatagatttaTCTGTTCTGGACattgcatataaatggaatggCATAAATATGGTCATTTGTAACTGGCTACTTTGACTTAGAAAAGTATATCAAAATCTGTGCTGCTTTCCTGTGGCTTCCATAACAAACAACCACAAGTTGGATAActtgaaacaacagaattttattctctcatagttctcaGGACCAGAAGcccaaaatcaaggtattggtAGGGACAAGCTCCCTCCAAAGGTTCTCAGGGACTCTTGGttctctcctccagcttctggtggctccaggcattcCTTGACTGGTGGCCACACCACTCCAATCTCTACCAcctgcctcttctctttctgtcttctgtgtgtctcttataaggacacttgtcattggatttagggtccactCTAGATAATTCAGGATGATCTCATTTCAAGGTCCTAACCCAATTACATATGTAAAGAACTTTTTTCCAAATAGtcattcacaggttccaaggattaggacatggacatatcTTTGTGGGGGctcattcaacccactacagtcTGTTCTCAGACACCAAAAATTTCACAtccatccacatgcaaaatacattcaccCAATCCCAACATCACCAAAAGTCTCAAACCATTGTAGCATCAACTCTTAAGTCCAAAAATCTGGTCTAAATGTCATCAATTCATAAGTCCCAAGTTTTTATCATCTAAGTCATCTAAATCAGGTATGCTTGAGACTATGGGTATGAGTCATCCTGGGGCAAAAATTCTTCTCCATCTAGCAATTTTGAAATCCAGCAGGGCAAGTTTTGTTAGGTTTTAAAACCTAGGTGTAATCCTATGTGTTCTGTCTGGTGGCtccactgccctctgcctccaTGCCTTTGTCTCCACACTCagggccccaggctctgcccttggagtcattcttcctttttttttttttttttttttttgagagtagCACATGTTTGCAGCTGAGTAGCTCTGTCAGCCATTTCCTGCCTGTAGGATATTGGAAGTTCAACAGCCTTCTTTCTTTGAGTCCAGCCTCTGTCCCTTTCAGTCCGAGCTAGCCATGTTCCTGCTGATATAACATCCTCAAAACCTGTGAGTCTCCTGTGTATGTCATGGAGCAACACATCATAAGATAAGAGGGTTTTCCATAGATCCTTCTTGGGTAATCTCATCTCAATTCCTGACTTCTATTGAGATGTTTGATGGGATCCATGAGTCATACACGTAATATTTTCAGCAAAGAGTTGTCCAGCCAGCCACACTCTAACCTTTTCTCCAGAGCATGCTTTCCTAATAGTGAATTTCCCAAGTTTAGCATCTTTTGCAATCGGGATAGGCTGAGAATTTCCCAGTCATTAAGTACTAGTTCCATTCTGTCTAATAGTTTATTCCTCaattttttgctttcctttggcattttactataagcagcaAGAAGAAGGCAAGCCACACCTTCAACTCTTTGCTTGGAAATCTCCTTGGCTAAATACCCAAGTTTATCACTTATAAGTTCTATTTCCTACAAAACTGCAAAACACTATTCAGCCAAGTTCTCTGCCATTATAACAAAGATCACCTTTCCTCCAGTTACCAGTGGTGAACACACTTCATTTCCCTTTGAGCCCTCATCAAAAGTGCTTTCAGCATCCAAATTTCTATCAACATGTGTTCATGATGATATATGTATCTCTAAGATGATAGATGATATCTCTGCCATGCTCTCACTTCTTTCTGAACCCACACAAAAAGCACATTTAATGTCCGTATTTGTGCTAATAGTCTCTTCAAAGCAGTCTAGGCTTTTCTATTATGCGtctcaaaattcttttttgataATCTCTAGCCATTACCCAATTTTAAGCCACTTcacattttcaagtattttttatatCAGTACCCCACTTCctggtaccaaaatctgtatgtatcagacttcatttctttttgttgccagataatattctattatatgaatCTATCACATTTTCaatccattcattagttgacagacatttggattgtttctactttggGGCTATCATGAATAATCCTGCTGTGAATGTTCCTGTACAAGGGCTTtctgtggatatatgttttcatttctcttgaggaTAAAACTGGAGTGGAATTGATATatcctatggtaactctattttaacattttgaggaacaaactgttttccaaagtggctgcaccatttacaatcccaccaaaaATGTATGAGTGTACCAGTGTTCCAGTTTCCCCACATCTTTATAAATacatgttatttccttttttttttttttttttttttgactctggcCATCCTAGTGGGGTTAAGTGGTATCTCAGTAtggctctgatttgcatttccctaataactaataatGTTAATCATCTACCTTTTAAGAAGAAACAATGCATCCTCAATCAATGATAGAAAGCTCCCTTTTTCAGAAGAATGCAATATAATAAACATACAATAAATATAGGAAGAGAAATACAATTGAAAATTCACTATTTTCCAAACCTTAATAAAGACATTGATTCCAGCAAGGATCATCAAtgaatgctaaaaaataaaaaaataaaaaatcagcaaGTGAGGATGATTGTGCAATAGGATAGTCACAAGGTACAGAAGTATCACCCCACACATTCCTTGCTGATGCTAATTGGGAAAGTACAGTTATAATGGTAAGATCTGCTGATCGTCACCTTCACCAAGTGTGATGAACTGAGTATttgtgtcctctcaaaattcataCAGTAAAGCCCTAACACTTAGTAAGGCTGTATTTGGAGAGGGGACCTCTAAGAAAGTgattaagattaaatgaagtcACAAGagtgttgcagaaaagtgtgttacagctcagttgtgacagtaacctggatccgggcaagaGAACAAGCGACACTCAGAGGGTTggaaaactcaggtttattataccagtgggcccagaggagttaacactccaagctctggaccccagactgtaggtttacacaggcttttataggctgccagtttacactttgcaacatcatatgcaaataggGTATAACAagagttgactaattaggaacaagctttgtagaaatggacaaatcaggagttcgctcagggaaccaacagaattttaggggtaagttccactttcctagaagtaagccatttccgAGGCAAAAACTGAGATaaagccactgggccagggaacaaCATGGTGCTGGCatgagagtagtggccctgcctgggggtcctgctggtcttttttatggggcttcacACCTCAAGAGTGGGGCCCTGATCTCATAGGACTAGTGTCAtaagaagagataccagagaaCTTGCTGTCCCTCTCAACACACACACCAAGGAAAGACCGTGTGAAGTCATGGCACGGGGGCAGCCCtccacaagccaggaagagagccctccctGAGAACCGACACTGCTGTATCTTGATGACAGACTCctcacctccagaactgtgaggaaataaatgtctgttgcttaagcatccagtctgtggtattttgttacagaagTCTGAGTGGACTAACACTCCAAGTAATCAAAGCTAGCATTGCTAAAAGCAAAACAACTTGCAATATGAAATACATAGCATGACCCCTGAAGGGATTCATGCCAAAGCTGTTTACCCTGAATCTAAATAGGCCATTCAATCTAACTGCCagtttataaaaatacacatcaaTGTTCTGGAAGGTAACAGTAGGCTCAAATTACTACTTAAAAAATACTAAGGGGTGGTAATTTGGCTTCTGGTTAAGATGGGATAGCAAAGCTCAGATTTGTCCTGCTTcctgaaaaaaacaagcaatggacaaaatatgtaaaatgagagCTTTCATTGCCTGGAcatcatttaagttttttttttaaatgtcctgatatgcttgccttttaaaaagcatcagCCATTTAGAGGAACACACAATGCCTCTGGGATTAAATTTATCAGCTGTAAAAATGATGCTGACTCAGCATGGATTTATAGGAGCtgattacattttctcttctcaacTCCCACATCTCTAATCTGGGAGCTGACCTGATTTACAGTAGAAACACTTTAGAAGGCAATGGAAAAcaaaggcaagaggaagaaagcaaaggggaaaatcACTGTAAACCCACGTTACTGATAAAAATACAGCGGTAGCCATAAAGtgatttgggaacacaaagtgcctgAAAGTATTATATGCATTTAATCAAAGTCAACCTCATAAACAATAAATGATATCCCCAAATATTTCACTAGCTTAAGGgatttttaatgagagaaaacatCCTAGTTTTCTCTAGGATGATTAAACCTATGAATAAACCATATGctaaaccacaaaaaaaaatttttcacttttatcagCCTCCTCTTGAGTTCCTCTTAACTGTTATCAGAGTTTAGAATGATATGAGTCATCCTAGAAAAGGATAAAAGCCCCAACCCACTCACCATACATTTGAGCCTGAAGGCTTTTGGCAGAAGATTCCCAGAAAACTGTTCAGCTGACCCAGAGATTAATCCATTTATAAATGCATCCAGTCATCACTGAGTATGCTggggttttattcttttaatgaataCTGGTCTAATGCAAATCTGTATGTAGTTAAAAATAAAGGACCCCACTGAATCCTACTCAGGACTTTTTATTTTGCTCCTCAGCACAGGACTGCTATGGGTATGTCATTGTTATTTCCAGAATGATAGATCCCTAGACAATAATTCAAACATACTAATGATGATAGCAGGAGAACTCCACACACTTTGCTCCAACCCCACTCATTAGGACTCTTAaggatggaggaaaaaagaaagaaagaaagatacagtCTACATACACAATTGACAGTGGTCAAACATGCAGTTCTAAgcaagacagtttttttttttttttttaaagccagtttgGATTGCAATTCCACAAAGCTGGAAAAGCCATCAGGAGCCATCAAAAATATAAGATCTCAGACTTTGAATTGTATCCAGTTTATATTCCCAGTGTTTAGCAAGGTGCCTGCCACATGGCAGGAggctgaacaaataaataaatgagttaatgttcTAGACTGTGCTATTGACACCCTAAGGTGCACACTCATCTTCTGCCATAGTAATGAAATACCAAATTTTCAGCTGGGTGCAGGAATGCCCAGAATCAAGACAACTTTTCCCAAGCTCCGTGGCACCTAAATGTGACTGCATAATTAAGTTCTGACCAATGAGATGCAAGCAGAAGTGGAAaactccattttctttcctgcttcctcttttCTACTGACTGGAACACAAGCATAAATCCTAGAGCTCCAACAAGCATGCTGTATGCCAAGAGGTGACCCTGGGAATGAAAATAACCCAGCATGGAGCCACAAGACAGAATCTGGGTCTCTGGTCTATGGAATTTCAAAACACTCTAAGACTGATGACCTTTGAAATTCCTGAATGTGAAATAAACTCGTATTTTCCTTAAGTGACTTTGAGAGGGTTTCCTTTATTTGCAGCTGAACCTAATcctaaatacagttgaccctgaAGAACATGGGTTTAAAGTGcctgggtccacttatacacagatttttttcagttaatatatTAGAATGTTTTTTGGAGATTTGCAAGAACTTGAAAAAACTTGCAGACAAACTGGGTAGCCTAAAATACtgaacaaattaagaaaaagttaattatgtcatgaatgtataaaatatatatagatatacatgtattgcacaaaatatgtgttaatcgACTGTTTATGCTATAGGTAAGGCTTCCGTCAACAGTAGGCTATTAGTACTTAAGTTTTGGGAGTAGTTGAAAATTACACATGGATTTTCAtctgcggggggaggggggactgtTTCTCCTAACACTTCGTTgatcaagggtcagctgtatttacttaattatttcctATTGTGTGTTTAGCTAGTTTTTCACTTTTAGCCTCTACACATAGTACTGCAGCCATGTTCCATAGCAGGAGCCAAtaaaattttctgaaacaaaaagttCACTGGTATCCAAAGACATAAGGGAGAGGGAGACTTGATCTGGTCAGGGGAGGGACATGAGAGCTAGAACGCCACTGGTTAGGCTGGATATCCTCACCTCTGATGCCCACCTTCCAGCTCCCTAGCAGGGCTTCACCAATGCACGACGCTCCCTGGAACACAGTTTGAAACCTACTGACCAAGATTTAGGGGGCGTGgtcacatttttaatattaaagtgGAGGAAAACCCCAGAGACATAGAGTACTTGAGAGCATCTAAGCAGGTACCACTTAAGTTACACATATAGGCATtctctttaatgtattttttccaccaaaaaaagtcattgtttttatgtattgctctgaaatatctttccaaattaatacatattaatctcacattctttttaacagctggTGCAATATTTCACAGTTTGAtacaatattatgtaaatgtACCACAACAAACTTGACCGTTTCCATGTTGATCACCATAAGTAGTTTCAATGTTTTCATTATGTTGAAtaatgctacacacacacacacacattcccatATCTAGACCGGACACCTAAAACCGCTCTCTCCACTTGACACATCGAAACCAACAATTAGTTCTCTATAGACTTACTGAGCTTAGACTTTCAATGTAAACCATTCTTTTGAGCTTTGATTCTTTGCTTTCCATTATGGTCAAAGAAAGGGATAAAAGTTACATAAGACAAATCAAAGCTTTGCCCTCGCAGTCCATAGGCAAATCCCATTTATGAAATAATCATTCCTTTTCTTACTGttcatttcccatttttttcttacatgtaaTTGGCACTCTCGAGAGCCGGCACTCTTGGGGTGCTCCTGGTGGGTGGCGGTATCCGGAGGCTGGGGAGGTCAGGGTTGTTCTGCGGGCCTTGCCAACGCGCCGCCGGCTACTCGTACTCCAGGAACTGCTTGTGGTAGAACAGCAAGTATCCCTCGCTGTCCAGCACGTCGGTGATGCCAGCCTTGGTGATGATGGCGTCGTCACACTTGAACCACTGGTCCTTGTGCTGACGGATGAAGCTGGTATAGTGGCCGCTTTCCAGGGTCCCCTGGTGGTTGACCACCACAAACAAGGAGTACTTGTTGTCGTTACTGAAACCGTCTGTAGGCGGCTGGTGCTGTCCATTCATCCGGCTCTCTTTGCTGGAGGCCATGAAGGGGGTCATGTCCAGCTCCAGGGGGAAGGACACGTAGGTTGTGATCTTCCGCCGGAGTTTGGCCGAGTGCTCCAAGCGCTTGAGGTGGAAGCAGGCCACGATGGGCAGCTTCTTCATGGTGAGCTGCTTGGTGGACTCCTGGTAACTGTGGCAGCCACTGCACTTGATCTTGGCGCTGCTTCATAAGTGCTCTGGCCTGGTAAACCTCAGCAGGCAATCCGTGAGGGTCGTGGTCCCCGCCACGTGGCTCTCCCCGTTCACCACGCTGCCCTCGCTCCGAGGGCTCAGTGGCCAGAAAGGGGTGGAGGAGCCGGGCAGGTCCAGGCTGATGTCCCAGAAGGGGTCGATAGTGGTGGAGACGCCATGGCACACCTGGCAGGTGACGTCCGACTGCAGCCCGCCCGTGAAGATCTGGTCTATGATGCAGCTGCAGTGGTTGGGGTTGTCAGCCTTCTTCCCACTGTCATCACCTTTGCAGTGCCAGTGCAGGACGTCCAGGGCCGCGATGAGGAACTCGTGCGCATCCTGCTGCTCGTACCCCGCCAGGTGGCGGGCGTGAGTCCACACCAGGTGCAGCAGCTTGTATGGGATGTGGGGGGCCCGAAGCCCGGAGTAAAACTCCTGAAAGAGAGATGACATCTCGCAGACCAGGCAGGAGCCGGGGCTCTGCATCTCTCAGCGGTGCCGGTCTGACAGGAAGAAGTCCCGCAGCAGTGGAGTGTGCATGAGCGCCTGCACGATGCAGTTCATGAAGCACGTGTTCCCCAGGTTGATGAGCCCGCGGAGACCCATGGTGCAGTTGGAGGTGATCTTCCGCTGCTTGGGGTTGTGTTTCAGCAGCTCCAGCTCCCGCTTGGTCGGCTCCCAGGTGGAAAACTTCTCCCCAACACCTTGCATTTTCCAAGCTTTCCGCTGCTTCTCTTTAGCGATGATTTCTATGTCCTTGTAGATGTAGTCCTGACAGAGAAAGCAGTAGATGCCTCCATACACCAGCTCTATGGCCAGGTTGTGTCTCTTCACCTTGGCGTGCTCATGGATGTGCTTCTTCGTGAAGCAGCCAAAGAAGACGCAGTGCAGGCAGGAGTGCAGCCTGTTCAGGTGGACGCCACACACGTGACAGACGCAAGACTTCGCCTTCGGCTTGCCGGCCTCCGCCGAGCCGCTCCACACGAAGCACTGGTAGATGGCGCGCAGGTTCTGCTTCCAGTTGTCCCCCTTGAAGCTGCCCAGGTGCGCGCAGCCCGGGGGCGTCACCACCAGCTCAGACTCCATGGCCTCGCCGTCCGGCTCGGGCCGGGGCGCCGGCGGGGACAAGGACGACGCCAGCGCGGCGCGAGGCTGGACGGGCCAAGGACAAAGCGGAGCCGCGCGACGGGAGTGGCGGGCGCCGCCCGGGCTGCGCTAGCGGGTCGCcgaggcctttttttttttttttttttaagaataaaacgCAGTTTTATTATGACAAGGAAAGACTACAAGCCATTAAGGGGGGAGAAAAGTCAACAGGTAAACAGAGAAGTCTATTCCTGAGCCACCTTCTGCTTCACTAGTATTTATTTCTACTGAGGCACTAGTCCAAGTTATAATTAAATATTCAGTAAGGCTAGTCTtctttcagtgactttttttctagaacatttactctttgctatttttcttaatt
This is a stretch of genomic DNA from Camelus ferus isolate YT-003-E chromosome 29, BCGSAC_Cfer_1.0, whole genome shotgun sequence. It encodes these proteins:
- the LOC102515652 gene encoding LOW QUALITY PROTEIN: ubiquitin carboxyl-terminal hydrolase 22-like (The sequence of the model RefSeq protein was modified relative to this genomic sequence to represent the inferred CDS: substituted 2 bases at 2 genomic stop codons) translates to MESELVVTPPGCAHLGSFKGDNWKQNLRAIYQCFVWSGSAEAGKPKAKSCVCHVCGVHLNRLHSCLHCVFFGCFTKKHIHEHAKVKRHNLAIELVYGGIYCFLCQDYIYKDIEIIAKEKQRKAWKMQGVGEKFSTWEPTKRELELLKHNPKQRKITSNCTMGLRGLINLGNTCFMNCIVQALMHTPLLRDFFLSDRHRXEMQSPGSCLVCEMSSLFQEFYSGLRAPHIPYKLLHLVWTHARHLAGYEQQDAHEFLIAALDVLHWHCKGDDSGKKADNPNHCSCIIDQIFTGGLQSDVTCQVCHGVSTTIDPFWDISLDLPGSSTPFWPLSPRSEGSVVNGESHVAGTTTLTDCLLRFTRPEHLXSSAKIKCSGCHSYQESTKQLTMKKLPIVACFHLKRLEHSAKLRRKITTYVSFPLELDMTPFMASSKESRMNGQHQPPTDGFSNDNKYSLFVVVNHQGTLESGHYTSFIRQHKDQWFKCDDAIITKAGITDVLDSEGYLLFYHKQFLEYE